The genomic interval CGATTCATCTGAATTCTCCGCAGGGAAAACTGATTTTTGCCGGAACTCCGGATCTGACACTTGATGGAGCAGGAATGTCTCAGGGAACTGTGTTTATTATTATTCCGAAATCCGCATTGACAAGTAGAAAAACAAAACTGAAATTATCGGTCTATCAGGGAAAAGAAAAGCTTGAAAGTTTCGAAACGACTTTTATGGCACCTGAGGATTAAAAAGCTTATTAGTTTCCTCCATCTGTTTGAATAGTAACGCTGTACAACAGGCACTACCAGTATGTAGCAGCAAGCAAAAACCAATTATACATTGCCCCGTCAGGGCTACATATTAAACACCACATTTCTATTTTAAAATTCCATTATTACATATTCAAATACACCATGAAATTCAACTGGGGAACAGGAATCGCAACTTTGTATCTGGGATTTGTAGCCATGATACTTGTTTTGGTTGGCATGAGCATTAACCAAAAAATTGATCTGGTAACGGATCATTACTACGAAGAAGAACTTCAATTTCAGGATAAGATAAATAAAATCAGCCGGGCAGCGTCATTGGCAGAACCGCTTGCCTGGGAGGTAAATGCCTCCGGTGTGATAATCCATTTCCCAAAAGTATTGCCAGGAAATGCTATTACCGGAAAAGTAAGACTTTACTGCCCTTCCAATGAAAAAAATGACCGGACTTTTCATCTTGACTCAAAAAACAATGTGCAGCTTATTGCAACTTCCAAAATTCCCGGGAGCCGTTATCATTTACAGATCGACTGGAAAAGCGGTGAACAAACTTACTGGAATGAAGATGTAATTCGGATCAGTCATTTAACAGAAAAAGGGAGTAAAAAGTAAAAAGTTTTTAGTTCAAAGTGACATGATCAGGATTTCAAACCATACCTGAATTCCGGCTTTTTTATTTTAAATGCAAGACTTTAAATTATGACAAATGCACTTCCACTTCTGGCTGTAACGATGGGACTGATGAGCAGTTTCCATTGCATTAGCATGTGCGGGCCAATCGCATTGACTTTGCCTGTCCGGAAAGGGAATTTTTGGCAAAAATTTGCAGGATTATCTGTTTACAATGGCGGTCGCGCAATCAGTTACGCGATGCTTGGTGCAGTAATTGGCTGTGTCAGTTCGTCGTTGGTATGGATCGGTTACCTGCGATATCTTTCTGTTTTTGCCGGAATGTTAATGCTGGTTTATGTATTCTGGCCATCCAAACTAGATTTATATTTTCACCCACCGAAATTCTGGCAAGAGGTTATTAATCATGTAAAAAAAGGAATGTCCGAAATGTTGAAAAGCCGAAAGATACATGGCTGGTTTATGCTGGGAATGCTGAATGGCCTTCTTCCGTGTGGTATGGTTTATCTGGCATTAATGAGCTCTGTTGCTACGGGCAGCATTTCCGGCGCAGGCACTTTTATGTTATTATTTGGAATCGGCACATTACCAATGATGATGGCAGTCGGTTTTTTCAAAAATTGGTTTACACCCGTTCTTCGTACACAAATTCGAAAATTAACGCCGGTTATCCTTGCAGTGGCAGGAATCTGGTTGGTAGGCAGAGGAATTTTTATTCAGTATCCGTCAGTTAATTCCGGTTCTTCAGCACAGATTACGATTTGTCATGGGAAGTGAATTTGTAGGAATTGGCAAAGTAACTATTCCTAATATTTTTTCTCCCACGTAACACCTCATACTTTTTCTTCTGAACATTCAAACAAAACCCCGCTTCCCAAACCAGCAAAAGTAAGTTTTTTTCCTGACCAAAGTCATGTTTTCCGAGTGGACACCTGGCTAGTTTTGGTCTATCAATATTACATCAAAAACTACTTTTTCATGGATAAGGATTTGCTGTTCAAATACAATACACCGGGGCCGCGCTATACCAGTTATCCGACTGTTCCATATTGGCAAAAAACGCCGCCAAACGAAGAAAAATGGAAAGAACTCGTTCAGGATGCTTTTGTGGTTTCTAATCATAAAGAAGGAATCAGCTTGTATGTACACCTTCCGTTCTGCGAAAGTCTGTGTACATATTGCGGTTGTAACACCAGGATAACCGTCAACCATGCCGTTGAAACAAAATATATAAATGCCGTTTTGAAAGAATGGGAAATGTATTTCTCCATTTTTGGGGAAACAATACCTGTCATTAGAGAAATTCATCTTGGTGGCGGTACTCCAACATTTTTCAGTCCTGAAAATTTAAAAAAACTGATTAATGGCTTGACACAAAATACGACAGTTCATCCCAGTGCTCAGTTTGGTTTTGAGGCGCATCCCGGCAATACCACTGACGAACATTTAAAGGTTTTATACGAAGTTGGTTTCCGGCGTATCAGTATTGGGGTGCAGGATTTTAATCCGCTGGTATTGGCCATGATCAATCGTCAGCAAACTTATGAACAGGTAAACCATCTGACCCGAAAAGCCCGTGAGATTGGCTACACTTCTGTTAACTATGATATTGTATATGGCCTTCCGCAGCAAAAAACATGCTACATGATGGAGACAATGATGAAAGTAATCCGCCTGAAACCAGATCGGATTGCATTTTACAGCTATGCCCATGTTCCATGGATTAAATCCGGACAAAGGAATTTCACCGAATTGGACCTGCCGGATGCCGATAAAAAAATGGCCATCTACGAAACCGGAAGAAATGCGTTGGAACTGGCCGGATATCATGACATTGGTATGGATCATTTTGCTCTGGAAACGGATGAATTGTATAAAGCACAAACTGAACAGCGTTTGCACCGGAACTTTATGGGATATACCGATACACGGACACAACTTCTGATCGGCCTGGGTGCTTCTTCAATTAGTGACACCTGGTGGGGATATGTTCAGAATGAGAAGAAGGTTGAAGATTATTATAAAAGGATAGATGCAGGCCAGATTCCTGTTTTTCGCGGGCATGTACTTACAAGGGAAGATCTTATTCTCAGGAAACACATTTTGCGGCTGATGACACAATTTGAAACATCCTGGTCAGCTGAAAATGAAGTATGTGATGAGGTTTACCATGCCATAGAACGCTTGTCTGAAATGGAGTTTGACGAACTGATTGAACTTAAACTTTATCGTTTGCTCATTACTGAAAAGGGAAAAGCGTTTGTCAGGAATGTTTGTATGGCTTTTGATGCAAGAATGTGGGAAAATTTACCGCAGACCATGTTATTTAGCCAGACAGTTTGAGATTATTAAATTAATAATATTCAGTAATCAATAAACAATTGTCAAGGTTGAAGATTGTTCATTGAAAATTGAATATTGTTTTTAAATAAAACCAGGGTTCCGTTTTTCATAATTTAAAATCCTTGCTCCCTTCACCTTTGTCCTGTACTTTGGTATGTTTGATAATGATATTTTAATACATACCAAGGTGATGACACGGCATATTGAAATGCTTGATGCCCTCTTTAAACATGCAACGGAAGGTATTGTTGTAGTGAATAAAGGAGGTACAATTGTGATGCTGAATCCAAAAGCAAAGGAGCTTTTTGGTTATGCAGATTTAGAACTTATTGGCAAGAAAATTGAAATACTGATCCCAAAACGGCTCACCAGAAATCATGTTGAATATCGTGATGAGTATATGGAAGCACCTCGCGCCAGAGGAATGGGACATTTGATGGACGACCTTTTTGCTTGTCGCCAGGATGGTACCGAATTTCCTGTGGAAGTAAGTCTAAGCCCTTTCAAAACCAGCGACGGAGAGTTTGTTGTTAGTTTTGTCATTGATATTACGGAAAGAAAAAAACAGGAAAACAGGATTATTGAGGCTAATCTTGAAATAAAAAAACTGAATGCCGAACTGGAAGAACGTGTAGAACAGCGCACCAAAGAACTTGCCACAGCAATTAAAAAAGTGGAAGAATCGCAAGGAGGAGGTAATTCGTGCCTTGAAAAAAGAACGCGAACTGAACAATATGAAAAGCCAGTTTGTGACCATCGCTTCCCACGAATTCCGGACTCCGCTGGGTACCATTTTATCATCTGCTTCGCTGATTGGAAGATATTCTAAAACAGAAGAGGAAGACAAACGGCAAAAGCATGTTCAGCGGATTAAATCGGCGGTAACTAACCTGACGGAGATCTTAAATGACTTTCTGTCCATTGGTAAACTCGAAGAAGGACGTGTACAAAGTATTCCTGTTGAGGTGAACCTGCCGGAATTCTGTAAAGGTTTAATTGAAGAGATCAAAGGACTGTGTAAAGACGATCAGCAAATTCATTTTCAATATAATGGAAAATC from Dyadobacter sp. NIV53 carries:
- a CDS encoding PAS domain S-box protein, translating into MTRHIEMLDALFKHATEGIVVVNKGGTIVMLNPKAKELFGYADLELIGKKIEILIPKRLTRNHVEYRDEYMEAPRARGMGHLMDDLFACRQDGTEFPVEVSLSPFKTSDGEFVVSFVIDITERKKQENRIIEANLEIKKLNAELEERVEQRTKELATAIKKVEESQGGGNSCLEKRTRTEQYEKPVCDHRFPRIPDSAGYHFIICFADWKIF
- the hemN gene encoding oxygen-independent coproporphyrinogen III oxidase, with protein sequence MDKDLLFKYNTPGPRYTSYPTVPYWQKTPPNEEKWKELVQDAFVVSNHKEGISLYVHLPFCESLCTYCGCNTRITVNHAVETKYINAVLKEWEMYFSIFGETIPVIREIHLGGGTPTFFSPENLKKLINGLTQNTTVHPSAQFGFEAHPGNTTDEHLKVLYEVGFRRISIGVQDFNPLVLAMINRQQTYEQVNHLTRKAREIGYTSVNYDIVYGLPQQKTCYMMETMMKVIRLKPDRIAFYSYAHVPWIKSGQRNFTELDLPDADKKMAIYETGRNALELAGYHDIGMDHFALETDELYKAQTEQRLHRNFMGYTDTRTQLLIGLGASSISDTWWGYVQNEKKVEDYYKRIDAGQIPVFRGHVLTREDLILRKHILRLMTQFETSWSAENEVCDEVYHAIERLSEMEFDELIELKLYRLLITEKGKAFVRNVCMAFDARMWENLPQTMLFSQTV
- a CDS encoding FixH family protein gives rise to the protein MKFNWGTGIATLYLGFVAMILVLVGMSINQKIDLVTDHYYEEELQFQDKINKISRAASLAEPLAWEVNASGVIIHFPKVLPGNAITGKVRLYCPSNEKNDRTFHLDSKNNVQLIATSKIPGSRYHLQIDWKSGEQTYWNEDVIRISHLTEKGSKK
- a CDS encoding sulfite exporter TauE/SafE family protein, coding for MTNALPLLAVTMGLMSSFHCISMCGPIALTLPVRKGNFWQKFAGLSVYNGGRAISYAMLGAVIGCVSSSLVWIGYLRYLSVFAGMLMLVYVFWPSKLDLYFHPPKFWQEVINHVKKGMSEMLKSRKIHGWFMLGMLNGLLPCGMVYLALMSSVATGSISGAGTFMLLFGIGTLPMMMAVGFFKNWFTPVLRTQIRKLTPVILAVAGIWLVGRGIFIQYPSVNSGSSAQITICHGK